Proteins from a genomic interval of Desulfuromonas sp.:
- a CDS encoding amidophosphoribosyltransferase: MFDKFKDECGVFGIFGHPEAANLAYLGLYALQHRGQESCGIVASDGNKLRSHRAYGLVSDVFKDDTIFDNLPGKSAIGHVRYSTTGGTDVKNCQPILVDYHRGSIAIAHNGNLVNARECRNELEQAGSIFSTVADTECIIHLLARSQADSLPDRVVEALKQVKGAYSLVFLTETRLVAARDPNGFRPLCLGKIDGAYVIASETCAFDLIEAEFIREIEPGELVVIDKHGLKSFRPFDQVEPSPCIFEYIYFARPDSTIFGEQVYRVRKEFGRQLAREHAVEADVVMAVPDSGVPAAIGYAEESGIPFQLGMIRNHYVGRTFIEPAQSIRHFGVKIKLNPVRDVIEGKRVIVVDDSIVRGTTSRKIVKMVRNAGAKEVHVRISSPPTSYPCFYGIDTPTRKELIASSHNVDEIARYITADSLGYLAPEGMHAAAGLHRKESCSFCDACFTGDYPVRFPRLKSDSQLGLF, from the coding sequence ATGTTCGATAAGTTCAAGGATGAGTGTGGTGTTTTCGGGATTTTTGGCCATCCGGAAGCGGCCAACCTGGCATATCTCGGGCTTTATGCCCTGCAGCATCGCGGCCAGGAGAGTTGCGGTATCGTTGCGTCGGACGGCAACAAACTCCGCTCGCACCGGGCCTATGGCCTGGTCTCTGATGTTTTCAAGGATGATACGATCTTTGACAATCTGCCCGGAAAATCTGCAATCGGGCATGTCCGTTATTCGACGACGGGCGGAACTGACGTCAAGAATTGTCAGCCGATCCTCGTCGACTATCATCGCGGCAGTATTGCCATCGCCCACAACGGCAATCTGGTTAATGCCCGTGAGTGTCGTAATGAACTCGAACAGGCCGGCTCCATTTTTTCAACCGTTGCCGACACCGAATGTATTATTCACCTGCTTGCCCGTTCACAGGCCGATTCACTCCCGGACCGGGTCGTAGAGGCGCTGAAACAGGTCAAGGGGGCTTACAGTCTCGTCTTTCTCACCGAAACCCGCCTTGTTGCGGCGCGCGATCCGAACGGGTTTCGACCGCTTTGTCTCGGCAAGATTGATGGTGCTTACGTGATCGCTTCCGAAACCTGCGCTTTCGATTTGATTGAGGCCGAGTTTATTCGCGAAATTGAGCCGGGTGAACTGGTGGTGATCGACAAGCATGGCCTGAAGTCGTTCAGACCGTTCGACCAGGTCGAGCCATCGCCCTGTATTTTCGAATATATATACTTTGCCCGCCCGGACAGCACGATCTTTGGCGAGCAGGTCTACAGGGTGCGCAAGGAGTTCGGGCGTCAGCTGGCCCGTGAGCATGCGGTCGAGGCCGATGTCGTTATGGCCGTCCCCGATTCCGGGGTGCCGGCGGCAATCGGGTATGCCGAAGAGTCGGGGATACCGTTCCAGCTCGGGATGATTCGTAATCATTATGTTGGCCGTACCTTTATCGAACCGGCCCAGTCGATTCGGCATTTCGGCGTCAAGATCAAACTCAATCCGGTGCGTGACGTGATCGAGGGGAAGAGGGTCATCGTTGTCGATGATTCGATTGTTCGCGGCACCACATCACGTAAAATCGTCAAAATGGTGCGCAATGCCGGGGCCAAGGAAGTGCACGTCCGGATATCGAGTCCGCCAACGTCCTACCCCTGCTTTTACGGGATTGATACGCCGACCCGCAAGGAACTGATCGCTTCTTCGCACAACGTTGACGAGATCGCCCGGTACATCACGGCCGACAGTCTCGGATACCTTGCACCGGAAGGGATGCACGCGGCGGCCGGCCTGCATCGCAAAGAGAGTTGCAGCTTCTGTGACGCCTGTTTTACCGGTGACTATCCGGTCCGGTTTCCCCGGCTAAAGTCAGATAGCCAGCTCGGTCTTTTTTAA
- a CDS encoding phosphoribosylformylglycinamidine synthase, whose translation MSKVVKSIIISGNGTNCEREVANACRLAGSDVNDIVHIAELLSGRCSLDDYHFLHLAGGFLDGDDLGRAKAGANRLRHAAISGSEEKLADQLQRFIGEGKLVMGVCNGFQLMVKMGLLPAIAGDYKSQSATLSFNDSGKFEDRWCYLKADPASPCIYTKGQDTLYFPVRHGEGKFLASDETLTAIEAGHLAAVRYSTADGESTMEYPLNPNGSLNAIAGICDASGRLFGLMPHPEAFTHRTHHPRWTREPDLPEEGMGLTLYKNGVDFIRQILL comes from the coding sequence ATGAGCAAGGTTGTCAAGAGCATCATCATTTCAGGTAACGGCACCAACTGTGAGCGCGAAGTTGCAAACGCCTGCCGCCTCGCCGGCAGTGATGTCAACGACATCGTCCATATCGCCGAATTACTGTCGGGCCGGTGCTCGCTTGATGATTACCATTTTCTGCACCTGGCCGGTGGCTTCCTTGATGGAGACGATCTCGGTAGAGCCAAGGCTGGAGCCAATCGCCTTCGCCACGCCGCTATCAGTGGTTCCGAAGAGAAGCTCGCCGATCAGTTGCAACGTTTTATAGGCGAAGGCAAACTGGTCATGGGGGTCTGCAACGGCTTCCAGTTGATGGTTAAGATGGGGCTGCTGCCGGCTATCGCCGGGGATTATAAATCACAGTCGGCGACCCTGTCGTTTAATGACAGCGGCAAGTTCGAGGATCGCTGGTGCTATCTCAAGGCCGATCCGGCGTCACCCTGCATCTACACCAAAGGTCAGGATACGCTCTACTTTCCCGTGCGCCATGGCGAGGGGAAGTTTTTGGCGTCAGATGAAACCCTGACGGCGATCGAAGCCGGCCATCTGGCCGCCGTCCGTTACAGTACCGCCGATGGTGAATCAACCATGGAATATCCGCTTAATCCCAACGGTTCCCTCAACGCGATAGCCGGAATCTGCGATGCGAGCGGCCGCTTGTTCGGCCTGATGCCACATCCCGAAGCATTTACCCACCGAACGCATCATCCACGCTGGACCAGGGAGCCGGATTTGCCGGAAGAGGGGATGGGTTTGACCCTGTATAAAAATGGTGTCGATTTTATTCGTCAGATATTACTCTAG
- a CDS encoding phosphoribosylformylglycinamidine synthase, with product MANRILVGLKEGIRDARGERAKRQIREHLGIELEQVRTIDVYTIDSDLTATELQDAAAGPFSDPVIQEYAIDQPLATSFDILIEIGFRPGVTDNTGRTAREAIQYQTGRRFAEGEAVYTSVQYLLNGDLDRQLAEKVVSGFLANGLIQRWTIMDAKEFAESGGIPASLPRVTGGSEPVVREIDLEVSDAELMQISRDGMLALNLEEMKTIQAHIRQPEVVEKRKRYGLSDKLTDVELEALAQTWSEHCKHKIFSARIEYDDGTGQTQSINSLFKSYIMKATADIRKAKGDDDICLSVFKDNAGVVEFNNDWSMVFKVETHNSPSALDPYGGALTGIVGVNRDAYGTGMGARLAFNTDVFCFASPFYNKPLPPRLLHPRRIFEGVVEGVEHGGNKSGIPTVNGSIYFDERFAGKPLVYCGTGSIMPRQLNGQPCHEKEAKVGDHIIMAGGRIGKDGIHGATFSSEELHEDSPVTAVQIGDPITQRKMFDFLIIARDRGLYNAITDNGAGGLSSSVGEMAEFTNGFEMHLDRAPLKYPGLQPWEILISEAQERMTMAVAPDKLDEFMTLADEMDVEVSDLGIFTDNGLFHCLYAGRTVSCLEMDFIHDGVPQMEIPARWEDKGHAEPTFAQPLDMGATLRHMLSRLNICSKESVVRRYDHEVQAATIVKPLTGADNDGPSDAAVVRPLFDSFEGIVVSHGLCPRYSDIDTYHMMASAIDEGLRNFVATGGNIDHVAGLDNFCWCDPVESEKTPDGAYKAAQLVRANQALYDYCVAFGVPLISGKDSMKNDYQIGDTRISIPPTVLFSVIGKIEDIRKAVTMDAKRPGDLVYLLGQTADELGGSEYYDMQGCLGANVPQVDAASAMHRYRAVNKAQDQQLIASCHDLSDGGLAVALAETAFAGGYGIRADLREVEVAAGMREDRLLFSESQSRLLVSVHPKNSVAFEELFAGQSCSLIGEVTREQELLVTGLRGEILVKSKLEDLKEAWQEPLREL from the coding sequence ATGGCAAACAGAATTCTGGTCGGTTTGAAGGAGGGTATCCGTGATGCACGTGGCGAGAGGGCCAAACGGCAGATCAGGGAACATCTCGGTATCGAGCTGGAACAGGTCCGGACCATCGATGTTTACACGATTGACTCGGATCTGACTGCCACGGAGTTGCAGGATGCGGCGGCCGGACCGTTCAGCGACCCGGTTATCCAGGAATATGCAATAGATCAACCGCTGGCCACCAGCTTCGATATATTGATCGAAATCGGTTTCCGGCCCGGGGTGACCGACAATACCGGCCGGACGGCGCGTGAGGCGATCCAGTACCAGACCGGCCGCCGGTTTGCCGAGGGTGAAGCGGTTTATACCTCGGTTCAGTACCTGCTTAATGGCGATCTGGATCGGCAGTTGGCAGAAAAGGTTGTCTCCGGATTCCTCGCCAATGGTTTGATTCAGCGCTGGACGATCATGGATGCCAAGGAGTTTGCGGAGAGTGGCGGAATTCCGGCGTCGCTGCCTCGCGTTACCGGTGGTTCGGAGCCGGTCGTGCGAGAAATCGACCTCGAAGTTTCCGACGCTGAGTTGATGCAGATCAGCCGCGACGGCATGCTCGCTCTCAACCTTGAGGAGATGAAAACGATTCAGGCGCATATCCGCCAGCCTGAGGTTGTCGAGAAACGCAAACGCTACGGTCTATCGGACAAATTAACCGATGTCGAACTTGAGGCCCTGGCCCAGACCTGGAGCGAACACTGTAAGCACAAGATCTTTTCGGCCCGCATCGAGTACGATGACGGGACCGGGCAAACGCAGAGTATCAATTCTCTTTTCAAATCCTACATCATGAAAGCGACTGCCGATATCCGAAAAGCTAAAGGCGATGATGATATCTGTTTGTCGGTCTTTAAGGATAACGCCGGAGTCGTTGAGTTCAATAATGACTGGAGCATGGTTTTTAAAGTTGAAACCCACAATTCGCCGAGCGCCCTCGATCCGTATGGCGGCGCCCTGACCGGCATCGTCGGGGTTAACCGCGATGCCTATGGTACCGGCATGGGGGCCCGCCTCGCGTTCAATACCGATGTCTTCTGTTTCGCTTCGCCTTTTTATAATAAACCGCTGCCACCGCGATTACTGCATCCCCGGCGTATTTTTGAAGGGGTTGTCGAGGGGGTTGAGCATGGTGGCAACAAGTCGGGCATTCCGACGGTGAATGGCTCGATCTATTTTGATGAACGCTTTGCCGGCAAACCTCTGGTTTACTGCGGGACCGGTTCGATCATGCCGCGACAGCTCAACGGCCAACCTTGTCACGAGAAAGAAGCGAAAGTCGGTGACCATATCATTATGGCCGGCGGCCGGATCGGCAAAGACGGCATCCACGGCGCAACCTTTTCGTCCGAGGAGCTGCATGAAGATTCGCCGGTTACGGCGGTTCAGATCGGTGACCCGATTACCCAGCGCAAGATGTTCGATTTCCTGATCATCGCTCGTGACCGCGGCCTTTACAACGCAATCACCGATAACGGGGCCGGCGGCCTTTCGTCATCGGTTGGTGAGATGGCCGAATTTACCAACGGATTCGAGATGCATCTCGACCGGGCGCCACTCAAGTACCCCGGTTTGCAACCGTGGGAAATCCTGATCTCGGAAGCCCAGGAAAGAATGACCATGGCGGTGGCGCCGGACAAGCTCGACGAATTCATGACCCTGGCCGATGAAATGGATGTCGAAGTCTCCGATCTCGGCATCTTCACCGATAATGGCTTGTTTCACTGTCTTTACGCCGGTCGCACGGTTTCCTGCCTCGAGATGGACTTCATCCACGACGGTGTGCCGCAAATGGAGATCCCTGCACGCTGGGAGGACAAGGGACATGCCGAGCCGACATTCGCGCAGCCACTCGACATGGGTGCAACCCTGCGCCACATGCTGAGCCGGCTCAATATCTGTTCGAAAGAATCGGTGGTCCGACGTTACGACCATGAGGTTCAGGCGGCGACCATTGTCAAGCCTTTGACCGGTGCCGATAACGACGGGCCTTCCGATGCGGCTGTTGTCCGGCCGCTGTTCGATTCGTTTGAAGGGATCGTCGTCTCGCATGGACTCTGCCCTCGCTACAGTGACATCGACACCTATCACATGATGGCGAGTGCGATCGACGAGGGGCTGCGCAATTTTGTCGCGACCGGCGGCAATATCGATCATGTCGCAGGTCTCGATAATTTCTGCTGGTGCGATCCGGTCGAGAGCGAAAAGACTCCGGATGGCGCCTACAAGGCGGCGCAGCTGGTGCGCGCCAACCAGGCGCTCTACGATTACTGTGTCGCCTTCGGTGTACCGCTGATCTCCGGTAAAGATTCGATGAAGAACGATTACCAGATCGGCGACACCAGGATTTCAATCCCGCCGACGGTTCTGTTTTCGGTGATCGGCAAGATCGAAGACATCCGCAAGGCAGTCACCATGGATGCCAAGCGCCCCGGTGACCTGGTCTATCTGCTCGGTCAGACGGCTGATGAACTCGGCGGGTCGGAATATTACGATATGCAAGGCTGCCTTGGTGCCAACGTGCCGCAAGTTGATGCCGCAAGCGCAATGCACCGTTATCGTGCCGTCAACAAGGCACAGGACCAGCAGCTGATCGCCTCCTGTCACGACCTTTCCGATGGCGGCCTCGCGGTTGCCCTCGCCGAAACCGCTTTTGCCGGCGGTTACGGTATCCGGGCTGATCTGCGCGAAGTTGAAGTTGCTGCCGGCATGCGTGAAGATCGTCTGCTTTTCTCGGAATCGCAAAGCCGATTACTGGTGTCCGTGCATCCGAAGAACTCGGTAGCTTTTGAAGAGCTGTTCGCCGGCCAGTCCTGCTCCCTTATCGGTGAGGTTACCAGGGAACAGGAATTACTGGTGACCGGATTGCGCGGCGAGATTCTGGTCAAGTCAAAACTGGAAGACCTTAAAGAGGCCTGGCAAGAGCCTCTCAGGGAGTTATGA
- a CDS encoding adenylosuccinate lyase gives MIPRYTRPQMAAIWEPENRFKIWLEIETLACEKMADLGIIPQEAVKVIREKGDFDIERIDAIEAEVKHDVIAFLTSVAEFVGPEARFIHQGMTSSDVLDTCLSVQLVQAADELLIDLDMVLDAIKERAYEHKDTVCMGRSHGIHAEPVTFGLKLASWYAEMKRNRRRLNSAREAIATGAISGAVGTFANIQPDVEEYVCEKLGLKPEPVSTQVIPRDRHAELFCTLAIIASSMERIAVEIRHLQRTEVLEAEEFFSKGQKGSSAMPHKRNPILTENLTGQARYIRGMCMPALENVALWHERDISHSSVERYIGPDATVALDFSLRRLSGLIKNLVVYPENMMKNLNQMRGLVFSQKILLDLTQSGVSREDAYRIVQRNAMKVWEEGKDFQEELLADADVVKALGVEKVKQSFDLGYHLKHVDTIFKRVFEES, from the coding sequence ATGATACCACGCTATACCCGTCCGCAGATGGCGGCGATATGGGAGCCGGAAAACAGGTTTAAAATCTGGCTGGAAATAGAAACGCTGGCCTGTGAAAAGATGGCTGATCTCGGCATTATTCCGCAGGAAGCGGTCAAGGTGATTCGTGAGAAGGGTGATTTCGATATTGAGCGGATTGACGCCATTGAAGCCGAGGTCAAACATGATGTTATCGCTTTTTTAACTTCGGTGGCAGAGTTTGTCGGACCGGAAGCCCGCTTCATTCATCAGGGCATGACCTCTTCTGATGTCCTCGATACCTGCCTGTCCGTCCAGCTCGTTCAGGCTGCTGACGAATTGCTGATTGATCTCGACATGGTGCTCGATGCGATCAAGGAGCGTGCCTACGAGCATAAAGATACGGTCTGCATGGGCCGGTCACATGGTATTCATGCCGAGCCGGTCACCTTCGGCCTGAAGCTTGCGAGCTGGTACGCCGAAATGAAACGTAACCGGCGCCGGCTGAATTCGGCCCGCGAAGCGATCGCGACCGGAGCGATTTCCGGTGCCGTCGGGACCTTTGCCAATATTCAGCCGGACGTCGAAGAGTATGTCTGTGAAAAACTGGGGCTGAAGCCGGAGCCGGTCTCGACCCAGGTCATCCCGCGCGATCGGCATGCCGAACTATTTTGTACTCTCGCCATCATTGCTTCGTCGATGGAGAGAATCGCTGTCGAAATACGCCACCTGCAGCGGACCGAGGTTCTCGAAGCAGAGGAGTTCTTCTCCAAAGGGCAAAAAGGCTCGAGCGCCATGCCGCATAAACGTAATCCGATTCTGACCGAGAACCTGACCGGTCAGGCCCGCTACATTCGCGGCATGTGCATGCCGGCACTGGAGAATGTCGCGCTCTGGCACGAACGGGATATCTCGCATTCCTCGGTTGAGCGTTATATCGGGCCCGATGCGACGGTCGCCCTCGATTTCTCGCTACGCCGCCTGAGCGGTCTGATCAAAAACCTGGTTGTATATCCGGAAAATATGATGAAGAACCTGAACCAGATGCGCGGCCTCGTTTTCTCGCAGAAAATTCTGCTCGACCTGACCCAGTCCGGGGTGTCACGCGAGGATGCCTATCGCATTGTTCAACGCAACGCCATGAAGGTATGGGAAGAGGGCAAGGACTTCCAGGAAGAGCTTTTGGCCGATGCTGACGTGGTCAAGGCGCTCGGCGTCGAGAAAGTCAAGCAATCGTTCGATCTCGGTTATCATCTCAAGCATGTTGATACGATTTTCAAAAGAGTCTTTGAAGAAAGCTAG
- a CDS encoding MBL fold metallo-hydrolase, which yields MRVCLLASGSKGNAVFIEAGETRLLIDVGLSARETERRLGQIGIEADSLDAILITHEHLDHVRGVGPMARRFGLPLCIHPETFNALPRPGKLDRIMEFDIGTAFTLRDLEVTPFPITHDARAPVGFVVNTTEGKISVATDLGIATRLVADYLKESRVLILESNHDEQMLQDGPYPWHLKQRIKSNQGHLSNTASAELLGGLMWDGLEAVFLAHLSEENNEPEMAYAGAAEVLARQNICQPELIIGTQKDASFCFQIDKIKGVCK from the coding sequence TTGCGTGTCTGTCTGTTAGCAAGCGGCAGCAAGGGTAATGCTGTCTTTATCGAAGCCGGTGAAACGCGGCTTTTGATCGATGTCGGTCTTTCTGCCAGAGAGACCGAACGTCGTCTGGGGCAAATCGGTATTGAAGCCGATTCGCTTGATGCCATTCTGATCACGCACGAGCATCTCGATCATGTTCGGGGTGTTGGCCCGATGGCCCGGCGATTCGGGTTGCCTCTCTGCATACACCCTGAGACATTCAACGCACTCCCGCGGCCAGGCAAACTGGACCGGATCATGGAATTCGATATCGGAACTGCTTTTACTCTACGCGATCTCGAAGTCACACCTTTTCCGATTACGCATGATGCCAGGGCTCCGGTCGGGTTTGTTGTCAACACGACTGAGGGTAAAATCAGCGTGGCGACCGATCTCGGCATTGCGACTCGGCTGGTAGCAGATTATCTCAAAGAGAGCCGGGTACTGATACTCGAATCAAATCACGATGAACAAATGCTCCAGGACGGTCCGTATCCGTGGCATCTCAAACAGCGAATAAAGAGCAACCAGGGACATCTTTCCAATACAGCCTCGGCCGAACTGCTCGGTGGATTGATGTGGGATGGGCTTGAAGCGGTTTTTCTCGCCCACCTGAGTGAAGAGAATAATGAGCCGGAGATGGCCTATGCCGGCGCTGCCGAAGTTCTGGCCCGGCAAAACATCTGTCAGCCTGAGCTCATCATCGGGACTCAGAAAGATGCCAGCTTCTGCTTTCAAATAGACAAAATTAAAGGAGTCTGTAAATGA
- a CDS encoding PAS domain-containing sensor histidine kinase yields the protein MTVYVFSGHWIYTFTLGYCHIMIRTLEKRIVLFTLLALTVAIVANTAFNLQSYRQDYRNSLILRSHSVGASLKSSIEKVLGFGIDLQDVSGINERCALLAESDPAISYVLVEDVSGKVVFGSDSFKDYASDQAHLRKVEKDRVVLGFSTFGDFYDIQQPFYDASSELAGRIRIGIPVQVVADKTSSMIQRAIVILIGAFALAVVMIVVFVKRDVIRPLRQLENVATQISGGQFDVSIPQQVTLEFEQLGRSLREMARSLKERDSEIHQNYLVLEESNAQLRDSYEQQELIGHELVRSREMYRLLLDDASDAIIVSDDENRIMMINKAAESLFAISRQRAEGQPLVDFLADLNVDEAGGIANLYMTVLHGQTLETEIRFVRPSDKSALIGWAKCSPIVDREGKRIVQTIVRDVTREREVTMNLEKSASELERLNEMKDSFLGVASHELKTPLTVILGYTELLLGEMSPLVGAQALPMIEHISRSAERLSTIVRDMVDVTLLDNQNIRLRCQKVEVRKLLDSVTGQMDYFFRRRNQSLVLDLADNVTELWCDEERINQVLTNLISNAIKFTPDNGTITIKTRRVNDYPAIDRTAVSEQTTPEDEGTREKIPYIEISIRDTGIGIAEKDQQHIFDKFYEVGEIGGHFTARSAFKGKGTGLGLSIAKGFVDLHHGVLRVESSGYDPEQLPGSTFVVLLPDVVKSADLHSYKLS from the coding sequence GTGACCGTTTATGTTTTTTCCGGGCACTGGATTTATACTTTTACCCTGGGTTACTGCCATATAATGATCCGCACTCTGGAAAAACGGATTGTTCTTTTTACCCTGCTCGCCCTGACCGTTGCCATTGTTGCCAATACGGCCTTTAACCTGCAGAGTTATCGGCAGGATTATCGAAATTCCCTGATCCTGCGCAGCCATTCGGTTGGCGCCAGCCTGAAATCCTCTATCGAAAAAGTTCTCGGTTTCGGGATCGATTTGCAAGATGTTTCGGGCATTAATGAGCGCTGCGCTCTCCTCGCAGAATCTGATCCGGCAATCTCCTATGTTCTGGTCGAGGATGTCTCCGGTAAAGTTGTCTTCGGCTCTGATTCATTCAAGGACTATGCTTCCGATCAGGCTCACTTGCGAAAAGTTGAAAAAGATCGTGTTGTTCTCGGCTTTTCAACCTTTGGCGATTTTTATGACATCCAGCAACCGTTTTATGATGCTTCGAGTGAGTTGGCCGGCCGGATCAGAATCGGCATTCCGGTTCAGGTTGTGGCTGACAAGACATCTTCGATGATTCAGCGCGCTATTGTGATTCTGATCGGGGCTTTTGCGCTGGCGGTAGTCATGATCGTTGTTTTTGTCAAACGGGACGTTATCCGTCCGCTGCGTCAGCTTGAGAATGTCGCAACCCAGATTTCCGGTGGTCAATTTGATGTTTCCATCCCGCAACAGGTCACCCTCGAATTTGAACAGCTGGGGCGTTCATTGCGCGAGATGGCAAGGTCACTCAAGGAACGTGACAGCGAAATCCACCAGAACTACCTGGTTCTCGAAGAGTCGAACGCGCAATTGCGCGATTCGTATGAGCAACAGGAACTTATTGGTCATGAACTTGTGCGCAGCCGTGAAATGTACCGCCTGCTGCTCGATGATGCTTCCGATGCTATCATTGTCAGTGATGATGAAAACCGCATCATGATGATCAACAAGGCGGCCGAATCCCTGTTTGCAATATCGAGGCAACGGGCCGAGGGGCAGCCGCTCGTCGATTTTCTCGCCGATCTCAATGTTGATGAGGCTGGCGGGATCGCCAATCTCTATATGACTGTGCTGCACGGTCAGACCCTTGAAACCGAGATACGATTTGTCCGCCCCTCCGACAAGTCGGCTCTGATCGGCTGGGCCAAGTGTTCGCCAATAGTTGACCGGGAGGGTAAGCGTATTGTCCAGACGATCGTTCGTGATGTAACACGGGAGCGTGAAGTAACAATGAATCTTGAAAAGAGTGCTTCCGAGCTTGAACGTCTCAACGAAATGAAGGACTCCTTCCTCGGCGTTGCCTCGCACGAACTGAAAACCCCGCTGACCGTTATCCTCGGCTATACCGAACTGCTGCTGGGTGAAATGTCCCCCCTGGTCGGCGCGCAGGCTCTGCCGATGATTGAACATATCAGTCGATCGGCCGAGCGGCTTTCGACGATCGTCCGGGATATGGTTGATGTCACTTTGCTTGACAACCAGAATATTCGCTTGCGCTGTCAGAAAGTCGAGGTCAGAAAACTGCTTGATAGTGTTACCGGTCAGATGGATTACTTTTTCAGGCGCAGAAACCAGTCACTTGTTCTTGATCTGGCCGATAATGTTACGGAGCTGTGGTGTGACGAAGAACGGATCAATCAGGTTCTGACCAACCTGATCAGCAATGCTATCAAGTTCACGCCGGATAACGGAACGATAACCATCAAAACCCGCCGGGTGAATGATTATCCAGCTATCGACCGAACAGCCGTTTCAGAACAGACCACGCCGGAGGATGAAGGGACTCGTGAAAAGATTCCCTACATCGAAATTTCGATCAGGGACACCGGTATCGGTATTGCAGAAAAGGACCAGCAGCATATCTTTGACAAGTTTTACGAGGTCGGAGAGATCGGCGGCCATTTCACAGCCCGATCGGCGTTCAAGGGCAAAGGGACCGGCCTCGGTTTGTCGATTGCCAAAGGTTTTGTCGATCTTCACCACGGTGTACTGCGGGTTGAAAGCTCCGGATACGACCCGGAACAACTCCCGGGAAGTACTTTCGTCGTGCTCCTTCCCGATGTTGTGAAAAGTGCCGATCTTCACTCTTACAAGTTGAGTTGA
- the pgk gene encoding phosphoglycerate kinase, translating to MSKKIGLQDIDLQGQRVFCRVDFNVPINEDGTIGDDTRITAALPTIRHIINHGGKLILASHLGRPKGSVNPEYSLAPVAPYLGKLLGRPVAMAPDCIGPKVEALVDFLQDGDVLLLENVRFHQGETDNYPEFCRQLAKLADIYVNDAFGTAHRAHASTEGVARLLPTAAAGFLMEKELEYLVGALAAPKKPFIAIIGGAKVSDKIQVIENLLDKVDQLIIGGGMAYTFLKAQGYEIGTSLVENDRVEMASELLSRSVRKNVEILLPQDHLAASEFSADSFYQECGNDDFPEDAMGLDIGPKTIEIFRNAILEAGTVVWNGPMGVFEFDAFSAGTCAIAEAMAESDALTIVGGGDSVAAVNKTGLADQMTHISTGGGASLELLEGKTLPGIAALTDAVSLDHPTF from the coding sequence ATGTCAAAAAAAATAGGTTTACAGGATATCGACCTGCAGGGACAACGGGTCTTTTGCCGCGTCGACTTCAATGTGCCGATCAATGAAGATGGTACCATTGGCGATGACACCCGGATCACCGCGGCCTTGCCGACCATCCGTCATATCATCAATCATGGAGGCAAACTGATTCTGGCGAGTCATCTCGGCCGACCGAAAGGCTCGGTAAACCCTGAGTACAGTCTCGCCCCGGTCGCTCCCTACCTCGGCAAGCTTCTCGGACGCCCGGTTGCTATGGCCCCGGACTGTATCGGGCCGAAGGTAGAAGCTCTCGTCGATTTTCTCCAAGATGGCGATGTGCTGCTACTTGAGAATGTCCGATTCCATCAGGGCGAGACCGACAACTATCCGGAGTTCTGCCGACAACTGGCCAAACTCGCCGATATCTATGTTAATGACGCCTTCGGCACCGCCCATCGGGCCCACGCCTCGACCGAGGGCGTTGCCAGGTTGCTGCCTACGGCTGCCGCCGGTTTTCTCATGGAAAAAGAACTTGAATACCTTGTCGGCGCCCTCGCCGCTCCGAAAAAGCCGTTTATTGCAATTATCGGCGGGGCCAAGGTCAGCGACAAGATCCAGGTCATTGAGAACCTGCTCGACAAGGTTGACCAGCTGATTATTGGCGGCGGCATGGCCTATACCTTTCTCAAGGCACAAGGTTACGAAATCGGCACTTCACTGGTTGAAAATGATCGAGTCGAAATGGCCAGCGAACTGCTCAGCCGATCGGTCCGGAAAAATGTTGAAATCCTGCTGCCGCAGGACCACCTGGCCGCTTCCGAATTCTCGGCAGACTCCTTTTACCAGGAATGCGGCAACGACGATTTCCCCGAAGATGCAATGGGGCTCGATATCGGGCCAAAAACTATAGAAATTTTCAGGAATGCGATTCTGGAAGCCGGCACCGTTGTCTGGAACGGGCCGATGGGCGTTTTTGAGTTTGATGCCTTCTCCGCCGGCACCTGTGCCATAGCCGAAGCCATGGCCGAGTCGGATGCCCTGACAATCGTCGGTGGCGGTGATTCGGTCGCGGCGGTCAACAAGACCGGACTGGCCGACCAAATGACCCATATTTCAACCGGCGGTGGTGCATCACTTGAACTGCTTGAAGGGAAAACCCTTCCCGGCATTGCCGCCCTGACCGACGCCGTCAGTCTCGACCACCCGACATTTTAA